Proteins from a genomic interval of Trifolium pratense cultivar HEN17-A07 linkage group LG6, ARS_RC_1.1, whole genome shotgun sequence:
- the LOC123893148 gene encoding outer envelope membrane protein 7, producing the protein MGKAKEAIVVVGALAFVWLTIELAFKPFLSQTRDSIDKSDPTRDPDDDALAAAAAAAPPPATDAGDATADA; encoded by the coding sequence ATGGGAAAGGCAAAAGAAGCGATTGTGGTGGTGGGAGCCCTAGCATTTGTTTGGCTAACAATCGAGCTCGCTTTCAAACCCTTCCTTTCTCAGACCCGTGATTCCATCGACAAATCCGACCCGACCCGTGACCCTGACGATGATGCTCTTGCCGCTGCCGCCGCCGCCGCTCCTCCTCCTGCAACCGACGCTGGTGATGCCACCGCAGATGCCTAA
- the LOC123889677 gene encoding small nuclear ribonucleoprotein SmD1a: MKLVRFLMKLNNETVSIELKNGTIVHGTITGVDISMNTHLKTVKLTLKGKNPVTLDHLSVRGNNIRYYILPDSLNLETLLVEEAPRVKPKKPTAGKPLGRGRGRGRGRGRGRGR; encoded by the exons ATGAAGCTCGTTAG GTTTCTCATGAAGTTGAACAACGAAACTGTTTCAATCGAGTTGAAGAATGGTACTATTGTTCACGGCACCATTACAG GTGTTGATATCAGTATGAATACACATTTGAAAACAGTCAAGCTAACTCTAAAGGGGAAAAATCCAGTTACTTTGGATCATCTCAGTGTAAGAGGCAACAACATTCGATATTATATCCTTCCCGACAGCTTGAATCTCGAAACTTTACTGGTTGAAGAGGCTCCTAGGGTCAAGCCTAAGAAGCCAACTGCTG GGAAGCCTCTGGGGAGAGGACGGGGGCGAGGACGTGGACGCGGTCGTGGTCGCGGCCGTTAA
- the LOC123889396 gene encoding mRNA-capping enzyme-like isoform X1: MSYQMNGENARRDLKRKLPQMDRGHEPRTYNTNSTPYDRNALPPGWLDCPAHGQELGCIIPSKVPLGESFNDYIPNKRYTPKQAINQQRALGRELGLVIDLTNTTRYYQLSDWKKEGIGHVKIRCKGRDSVPDDESVEKFCNEVLDFCSRRPNTKKYILVHCTHGHNRTGYMIVSFLVRTESISVTEVSKTINCSKVCFNSHFTLITFMLCTFMPVTFQAINKFAQARPPGIYKQDYIDALYMYFNENKPENLVCPQTPEWKSLPDPDYHGVSVSATDNYTDILNQENIVRNEIMTNDDVLGDPIPSNQLRPMQEVCYQLLKMGKGGKGFPGSHPVSLNRENLQLLRQRYYYATWKADGTRYMMLITGDGCYLIDRKFLFQRICMRFPCRYSNGGTPERNHHYTLLDGEMIIDTDPHTHKQERRYLIYDLIAINQVSLTEMPFYERWKLLEKEVIEPRNMEREALSKSISPYYRYDLEPFGVRRKGFWLLSTVSKLLHKFIPQLSHSSDGLVFQGWDDPYVPRTHEGLLKWKYPEMNSVDFHFEVGAGDRPLLFLFERGKRKLMEGNAVIFKDATDISAYSGRIIECYWDAAEHHWVCMRIRADKATPNDINTYRKVMRSIKDNITEEVLLNEISEIIRLPLYADRIQRDIKAHQNMVSSRRK; the protein is encoded by the exons ATGAGCTATCAAATG AATGGTGAAAATGCAAGAAGAGATTTGAAAAGAAAGCTCCCTCAGATGGATCGAGGGCATGAACCGAGAACTTATAATACAAATTCTACACCTTATGATAGGAATGCACTTCCTCCTG GTTGGTTAGACTGCCCAGCACATGGGCAAGAACTAGGATGCATAATCCCTTCAAAGGTTCCCCTTGGTGAATCATTCAATGATTACATTCCAAATAAAAGATATACTCCCAAGCAAGCAATTAATCAACAGAGAGCTTTAGGTAGAGAA CTTGGTTTAGTGATTGATCTTACAAATACTACTCGTTACTATCAATTATCAGATTGGAAAAAAGAAGGGATTGGCCATGTAAAG ATAAGATGCAAAGGAAGAGATTCTGTACCCGATGATGAATCTGTAGAAAAGTTTTGCAATGAG GTTCTGGATTTTTGCTCTCGAAGACCAAACACAAAGAAATATATACTTGTACACTGCACTCATGGGCATAATCGTACAGGTTATATGATTGTTAGCTTTCTTGTGCGTACAGAATCAATTTCTGTCACTGAGGTGAGTAAAACCATAAATTGTTCAAAGGTTTGTTTCAACAGCCACTTTACACTGATAACTTTTATGTTGTGCACATTTATGCCTGTTACCTTCCAggcaataaataaatttgcTCAGGCACGTCCCCCAGGAATTTACAAGCAGGATTATATTGACGCCCTGTACATgtattttaatgaaaataagCCTGAAAATCTTGTTTGTCCACAAACTCCAGAATGGAAGAGCCTCCCTGACCCTGACTATCATGGCGTGTCTGTCTCAGCTACAGACAATTATACAGACATTTTGAATCAG GAGAATATTGTGAGGAATGAAATAATGACAAATGATGATGTTTTGGGAGATCCTATTCCTTCAAACCAGCTACGTCCAATGCAAGAAGTTTGTTATCAACTGCTCAAGATGGGCAAAGGG GGAAAAGGCTTTCCCGGATCACACCCTGTTTCTCTGAACAG GGAAAATTTGCAACTCTTAAGACAGAGGTATTACTACGCCACATGGAAAGCTGATGGGACACGGTATATGATGCTAATCACTGGGGATGGATGTTATTTAATTGACAGAAAATTTCTTTTCCAAAGGATCTGTATGCGGTTTCCTTGCAGATACTCAAATGGG GGTACACCTGAGAGGAATCACCACTACACATTACTTGATGGGGAGATGATTATTGACACAGATCCACATACACATAAGCAAGAAAGAAGATACCTCATTTATGATCTGATAGCAATCAATCAAGTTTCTCTGACAGAG ATGCCATTCTATGAAAGGTGGAAATTGCTGGAGAAAGAAGTAATTGAACCTCGGAACATGGAAAGAGAAGCCCTTTCCAAGAGTATAAGTCCTTATTATAGATATGACTTGGAACCATTTGGT GTGAGGAGGAAGGGTTTTTGGTTACTATCTACTGTGTCAAAGCTCCTTCATAAATTCATTCCACAACTCTCACATTCATCAGATGGCCTTGTATTCCAG GGTTGGGATGATCCCTATGTCCCTCGCACACATGAAGGTCTTCTGAAGTGGAAATACCCTGAGATGAACTCTGTTGATTTTCACTTTGAG GTGGGAGCCGGTGACCGACCCCTGCTTTTTCTGTTTGAACGCGGAAAGAGGAAATTAATGGAAGGGAATGCTGTTATTTTTAAAG ATGCGACGGATATTTCTGCCTATTCAGGGAGGATTATTGAGTGCTACTGGGATGCTGCGGAGCATCACTGGGTCTGTATGCGGATAAGAGCCGATAAAGCAACTCCAAATGATATCAATACTTATAGAAAG GTAATGCGAAGCATAAAGGATAATATCACAGAAGAGGTCCTGTTGAATGAGATTAGTGAGATCATTCGGCTACCCTTGTATGCAGACAGAATACAAAGGGATATCAAGGCTCACCAGAATATGGTCTCTTCACGACGCAAGTGA
- the LOC123889396 gene encoding mRNA-capping enzyme-like isoform X2, with product MSYQMNGENARRDLKRKLPQMDRGHEPRTYNTNSTPYDRNALPPGWLDCPAHGQELGCIIPSKVPLGESFNDYIPNKRYTPKQAINQQRALGRELGLVIDLTNTTRYYQLSDWKKEGIGHVKIRCKGRDSVPDDESVEKFCNEVLDFCSRRPNTKKYILVHCTHGHNRTGYMIVSFLVRTESISVTEAINKFAQARPPGIYKQDYIDALYMYFNENKPENLVCPQTPEWKSLPDPDYHGVSVSATDNYTDILNQENIVRNEIMTNDDVLGDPIPSNQLRPMQEVCYQLLKMGKGGKGFPGSHPVSLNRENLQLLRQRYYYATWKADGTRYMMLITGDGCYLIDRKFLFQRICMRFPCRYSNGGTPERNHHYTLLDGEMIIDTDPHTHKQERRYLIYDLIAINQVSLTEMPFYERWKLLEKEVIEPRNMEREALSKSISPYYRYDLEPFGVRRKGFWLLSTVSKLLHKFIPQLSHSSDGLVFQGWDDPYVPRTHEGLLKWKYPEMNSVDFHFEVGAGDRPLLFLFERGKRKLMEGNAVIFKDATDISAYSGRIIECYWDAAEHHWVCMRIRADKATPNDINTYRKVMRSIKDNITEEVLLNEISEIIRLPLYADRIQRDIKAHQNMVSSRRK from the exons ATGAGCTATCAAATG AATGGTGAAAATGCAAGAAGAGATTTGAAAAGAAAGCTCCCTCAGATGGATCGAGGGCATGAACCGAGAACTTATAATACAAATTCTACACCTTATGATAGGAATGCACTTCCTCCTG GTTGGTTAGACTGCCCAGCACATGGGCAAGAACTAGGATGCATAATCCCTTCAAAGGTTCCCCTTGGTGAATCATTCAATGATTACATTCCAAATAAAAGATATACTCCCAAGCAAGCAATTAATCAACAGAGAGCTTTAGGTAGAGAA CTTGGTTTAGTGATTGATCTTACAAATACTACTCGTTACTATCAATTATCAGATTGGAAAAAAGAAGGGATTGGCCATGTAAAG ATAAGATGCAAAGGAAGAGATTCTGTACCCGATGATGAATCTGTAGAAAAGTTTTGCAATGAG GTTCTGGATTTTTGCTCTCGAAGACCAAACACAAAGAAATATATACTTGTACACTGCACTCATGGGCATAATCGTACAGGTTATATGATTGTTAGCTTTCTTGTGCGTACAGAATCAATTTCTGTCACTGAG gcaataaataaatttgcTCAGGCACGTCCCCCAGGAATTTACAAGCAGGATTATATTGACGCCCTGTACATgtattttaatgaaaataagCCTGAAAATCTTGTTTGTCCACAAACTCCAGAATGGAAGAGCCTCCCTGACCCTGACTATCATGGCGTGTCTGTCTCAGCTACAGACAATTATACAGACATTTTGAATCAG GAGAATATTGTGAGGAATGAAATAATGACAAATGATGATGTTTTGGGAGATCCTATTCCTTCAAACCAGCTACGTCCAATGCAAGAAGTTTGTTATCAACTGCTCAAGATGGGCAAAGGG GGAAAAGGCTTTCCCGGATCACACCCTGTTTCTCTGAACAG GGAAAATTTGCAACTCTTAAGACAGAGGTATTACTACGCCACATGGAAAGCTGATGGGACACGGTATATGATGCTAATCACTGGGGATGGATGTTATTTAATTGACAGAAAATTTCTTTTCCAAAGGATCTGTATGCGGTTTCCTTGCAGATACTCAAATGGG GGTACACCTGAGAGGAATCACCACTACACATTACTTGATGGGGAGATGATTATTGACACAGATCCACATACACATAAGCAAGAAAGAAGATACCTCATTTATGATCTGATAGCAATCAATCAAGTTTCTCTGACAGAG ATGCCATTCTATGAAAGGTGGAAATTGCTGGAGAAAGAAGTAATTGAACCTCGGAACATGGAAAGAGAAGCCCTTTCCAAGAGTATAAGTCCTTATTATAGATATGACTTGGAACCATTTGGT GTGAGGAGGAAGGGTTTTTGGTTACTATCTACTGTGTCAAAGCTCCTTCATAAATTCATTCCACAACTCTCACATTCATCAGATGGCCTTGTATTCCAG GGTTGGGATGATCCCTATGTCCCTCGCACACATGAAGGTCTTCTGAAGTGGAAATACCCTGAGATGAACTCTGTTGATTTTCACTTTGAG GTGGGAGCCGGTGACCGACCCCTGCTTTTTCTGTTTGAACGCGGAAAGAGGAAATTAATGGAAGGGAATGCTGTTATTTTTAAAG ATGCGACGGATATTTCTGCCTATTCAGGGAGGATTATTGAGTGCTACTGGGATGCTGCGGAGCATCACTGGGTCTGTATGCGGATAAGAGCCGATAAAGCAACTCCAAATGATATCAATACTTATAGAAAG GTAATGCGAAGCATAAAGGATAATATCACAGAAGAGGTCCTGTTGAATGAGATTAGTGAGATCATTCGGCTACCCTTGTATGCAGACAGAATACAAAGGGATATCAAGGCTCACCAGAATATGGTCTCTTCACGACGCAAGTGA